From Pseudomonas poae, the proteins below share one genomic window:
- the ribE gene encoding 6,7-dimethyl-8-ribityllumazine synthase, with protein MTLKTIEGTFIAPKGRYALVVGRFNSFVVESLVSGAVDALVRHGVSESDITIIRAPGAFEIPLVAQKVAQQGEYAAIIALGAVIRGGTPHFEYVAGECTKGLAQVSMEFGVPVAFGVLTVDSIEQAIERSGTKAGNKGAEAALSALEMVSLLSQLEAK; from the coding sequence ATGACCCTGAAGACCATCGAAGGTACCTTCATCGCCCCCAAAGGCCGCTATGCCCTGGTGGTTGGCCGCTTCAACAGCTTCGTGGTTGAAAGCCTGGTAAGCGGTGCCGTGGACGCCCTGGTTCGCCACGGTGTGAGCGAGAGCGACATCACTATCATCCGCGCCCCTGGCGCCTTCGAAATTCCACTGGTTGCGCAAAAAGTTGCACAACAGGGTGAATACGCGGCGATCATCGCCCTGGGCGCGGTCATTCGTGGCGGCACTCCGCACTTCGAATACGTGGCTGGCGAATGCACCAAGGGCCTGGCCCAGGTGTCCATGGAGTTCGGCGTGCCGGTTGCTTTCGGCGTGCTGACCGTGGATTCCATCGAGCAAGCCATCGAGCGTTCCGGCACCAAGGCCGGTAACAAAGGCGCTGAAGCTGCCCTGTCCGCGCTGGAAATGGTCAGCCTGCTGTCGCAGTTGGAGGCCAAGTGA
- the ribBA gene encoding bifunctional 3,4-dihydroxy-2-butanone-4-phosphate synthase/GTP cyclohydrolase II → MALNSIEELVEDIRQGKMVILMDDEDRENEGDIIMAAEACKPEHINFMAKHARGLICMPMSRERCELLKLPLMAPRNGSGFGTKFTVSIEATTGVTTGISAADRARTVQAAAAKDAKAEDIVSPGHIFPLMAQPGGTLARAGHTEAACDLARMAGFEPSGVICEVMNDDGTMARRAELEAFAAEHDIKIGTIADLIHYRMIHERTVQRIAEQPLDSELGQFNLVTYRDSVEGDVHMALTLGSICADEPTLVRVHNMDPLRDLLMVKQPGRWSLRAAMAAVSEAGSGVVLLLGNPVDGDVLLAHIRETAEHTQVKTPTTYSIVGAGSQILRDLGVRKMRLMSAPMKFNAISGFDLEVVEYVPSE, encoded by the coding sequence GTGGCGCTCAATAGCATCGAAGAACTGGTTGAAGACATCCGCCAAGGCAAGATGGTCATCCTGATGGATGACGAAGACCGCGAGAACGAAGGCGACATCATCATGGCCGCCGAGGCTTGCAAGCCTGAGCACATCAACTTCATGGCCAAGCACGCCCGTGGGCTGATCTGCATGCCCATGAGCCGCGAGCGCTGCGAGTTGCTCAAGTTGCCGTTGATGGCGCCGCGCAACGGGTCGGGTTTCGGCACCAAGTTCACCGTATCGATTGAAGCGACCACCGGCGTCACCACCGGGATCTCCGCCGCCGACCGCGCCCGCACGGTGCAAGCGGCTGCCGCGAAAGACGCCAAGGCTGAAGATATCGTCAGCCCGGGCCATATCTTCCCGCTGATGGCCCAACCGGGCGGTACCCTTGCTCGCGCCGGCCATACCGAAGCCGCCTGCGACCTGGCGCGCATGGCCGGGTTCGAGCCGAGCGGCGTGATCTGCGAAGTGATGAACGACGACGGCACCATGGCCCGTCGCGCCGAACTCGAGGCGTTTGCCGCCGAACACGACATCAAGATCGGCACCATCGCCGACCTGATTCACTACCGCATGATCCACGAACGTACCGTTCAGCGGATTGCCGAGCAGCCACTGGACAGCGAACTGGGCCAATTCAATCTGGTGACCTACCGTGATTCGGTGGAAGGCGACGTGCACATGGCGCTGACCCTGGGCAGCATTTGCGCCGACGAACCGACCCTGGTGCGCGTGCACAACATGGACCCGCTGCGCGACCTGTTGATGGTCAAGCAACCGGGCCGCTGGAGCCTGCGGGCCGCCATGGCCGCGGTGTCCGAGGCCGGCAGCGGTGTGGTGCTGCTGTTGGGTAACCCGGTGGATGGCGATGTATTGCTCGCGCATATTCGCGAAACCGCCGAGCACACACAGGTCAAAACGCCGACCACTTACAGCATCGTCGGTGCCGGTTCGCAGATCCTGCGTGACCTCGGTGTGCGCAAAATGCGCCTGATGAGCGCACCGATGAAATTTAATGCGATATCCGGTTTCGACCTGGAAGTTGTAGAATACGTGCCCTCCGAATAA
- the nusB gene encoding transcription antitermination factor NusB, with translation MISDESDRFNPRDPRPADAGKPSKSEKRRAARQLATQALYQRHMAGTSLNEIEAQFRVDNDFTFADQSYFHDILHGVPANMTEIDTALAPCLDLTLEELDPVELAVLRLSTWELLKRVDVPYRVVINEGIELAKVYGSTDGHKFVNGVLDKLAPRLREAEVKEHKR, from the coding sequence GTGATTTCCGACGAGAGCGATCGTTTCAACCCACGCGACCCACGCCCAGCGGACGCCGGCAAGCCGTCCAAGAGCGAGAAGCGCCGTGCGGCCCGTCAGCTCGCCACCCAGGCGCTGTACCAGCGTCATATGGCCGGCACTTCGCTGAACGAGATCGAAGCGCAATTTCGCGTCGATAACGACTTCACCTTTGCCGATCAGAGCTACTTCCACGACATCCTGCACGGTGTTCCGGCCAATATGACCGAGATCGACACTGCGCTGGCCCCGTGCCTGGACCTGACCCTCGAAGAGCTCGACCCGGTTGAACTGGCCGTGCTGCGCCTGTCCACCTGGGAGCTGCTCAAGCGCGTCGACGTGCCGTACCGCGTGGTGATCAACGAAGGTATCGAGCTGGCAAAAGTCTACGGTTCGACCGACGGCCACAAGTTCGTCAACGGTGTGCTCGACAAGCTGGCCCCGCGCCTGCGCGAAGCCGAAGTGAAGGAACACAAGCGCTAA